A genomic stretch from Rhodothermales bacterium includes:
- the trpA gene encoding tryptophan synthase subunit alpha, which translates to MHPSTTLRAAIEAAGSRGEKAMGLFLTNGFPDPQSTLPILQAADEAGADFIELGMPFSDPLAEGLPIQRSSERALRHGIRMRDAFTLAEAFRRQSATPLVLMGYINPILRYGVGNFCRDARSSGVNGLILPDLPPEERAIVADEARAQGLDFICLVAPNTPDERIATVDAASSGFVYAVSMTGLTGTEIGGMDTVQSYLARARRLVTRNPLLVGFGIKTHADAMRLSAHTDGFIVGSALIECAQRAWDDPALAPAERLQSIRSFVRALKYGDSET; encoded by the coding sequence ATGCATCCATCCACCACCCTTCGCGCCGCCATCGAGGCGGCCGGCTCCCGGGGCGAAAAAGCCATGGGGCTGTTTCTAACCAACGGCTTCCCGGATCCGCAAAGCACGCTCCCCATCCTCCAGGCGGCCGATGAAGCCGGCGCGGACTTCATCGAACTCGGCATGCCGTTCAGCGACCCGCTCGCCGAAGGCCTGCCCATCCAGCGCTCCAGCGAGCGGGCCCTCCGCCACGGCATCCGGATGCGCGACGCGTTTACCCTCGCGGAAGCCTTCCGCCGGCAGAGCGCGACGCCGCTCGTCCTGATGGGCTACATCAACCCGATCTTGCGCTACGGCGTGGGCAACTTTTGCAGGGACGCGCGCTCTTCAGGAGTAAACGGATTGATTTTGCCGGATCTCCCACCCGAAGAACGCGCCATCGTCGCCGACGAAGCCCGGGCCCAGGGGCTGGATTTTATCTGCCTGGTGGCGCCCAACACGCCGGATGAGCGCATCGCCACCGTTGACGCGGCCTCGAGCGGCTTCGTCTACGCCGTCTCGATGACCGGCCTGACCGGCACCGAAATCGGCGGCATGGACACCGTACAGAGCTACCTGGCGCGCGCCCGTCGGCTCGTCACCCGCAACCCCCTGCTGGTCGGGTTCGGCATCAAAACGCACGCCGACGCGATGCGTCTGTCCGCCCACACCGATGGGTTCATCGTAGGCTCCGCGCTGATCGAATGCGCCCAGCGCGCGTGGGACGATCCGGCGCTGGCGCCGGCCGAACGCCTCCAATCGATCCGGTCCTTTGTCCGCGCGCTTAAATACGGCGATTCGGAAACCTGA
- a CDS encoding DUF4837 family protein, producing the protein MRWHLLALFLLLAGTGCNPSGDYRPRATGPEGKITIAIDSLQWQGPIGDALRETLGGPIMTLPAPEPAFDIEQISIASDLLFEQMKKQKNVVIVAPLSDTTAEAKFLQARFGEGVEDFISSGKSAVVSREDLWRRDQMVVYIAAATPDSVAAAIRDKSEDLLYVFNKITRERTTVEMFEKGRQKDIEDRLMEKHGFAVNGQHDYYIAVDTTRFVWMRRVISAETWRSLFIYYEENAEPSDLSAEWIYARRDSLTRQYLQGTEAGFVEIDHRRPLFTENINFLDRYGFETRGLWQMVFEQPDGQKVQLGMGGSFVTYAFYDQGSGRNYLIDGMIFAPGYEKREFLRQMEVIAHTFRTADQSGEALAALTR; encoded by the coding sequence ATGCGGTGGCATCTCCTGGCCCTGTTCCTGCTGCTCGCCGGCACCGGCTGCAACCCGTCGGGCGATTACCGTCCGCGCGCCACCGGCCCCGAAGGCAAGATCACCATCGCCATCGATTCCCTGCAGTGGCAGGGCCCGATCGGCGACGCCCTCCGCGAGACGCTCGGTGGGCCCATCATGACGCTGCCGGCCCCCGAGCCTGCCTTCGACATCGAGCAGATCTCCATTGCATCCGACCTGCTGTTCGAGCAGATGAAGAAGCAGAAGAACGTGGTCATCGTCGCCCCGCTGAGCGACACCACGGCCGAAGCCAAATTCCTGCAGGCCCGTTTCGGGGAAGGCGTCGAAGATTTCATCAGCTCGGGGAAGAGCGCCGTCGTCTCCCGCGAAGACCTGTGGCGCCGCGATCAGATGGTCGTCTACATCGCAGCAGCCACACCGGACAGCGTGGCCGCCGCCATACGCGACAAATCGGAGGACCTCCTGTATGTCTTCAACAAGATCACGCGCGAACGGACCACGGTAGAGATGTTCGAGAAAGGCCGGCAGAAGGATATCGAGGATCGGTTGATGGAGAAACACGGCTTCGCCGTGAACGGACAACACGACTATTACATCGCCGTCGACACCACGCGCTTTGTGTGGATGCGCCGCGTGATTTCGGCGGAGACCTGGCGCAGCCTTTTCATCTACTACGAGGAAAACGCCGAGCCGTCCGACCTCTCGGCCGAATGGATCTACGCCCGGCGCGACTCACTCACGCGGCAGTACCTCCAGGGGACCGAAGCCGGCTTCGTGGAGATCGATCACCGCCGGCCGCTGTTCACCGAGAACATCAACTTTCTCGACCGTTACGGGTTTGAGACGCGCGGTCTCTGGCAGATGGTTTTCGAGCAACCCGACGGCCAGAAGGTTCAGCTCGGGATGGGCGGATCGTTCGTCACCTACGCCTTCTATGACCAGGGATCCGGCCGCAACTACCTGATCGACGGGATGATCTTCGCCCCCGGCTACGAGAAGCGCGAGTTTCTCCGCCAGATGGAGGTCATCGCGCATACCTTCCGCACGGCCGACCAGAGCGGCGAAGCGCTCGCCGCCCTGACGCGCTGA